From a single Planctellipticum variicoloris genomic region:
- a CDS encoding tetratricopeptide repeat protein, translated as MNQWSRWSLTAIVASSLTISAAQADTIQRKSGGRRLSGEVTAVSKTEITVKPQTGDAIVIPANDIASITWDDAPPDLSVAISDENGGRLESALARLAKSQEAAKAGSANIKTDIEFLIARVTARQALVDAAKRDEAIQKLTAFQKAASDSFRYYEAIGYLGQVQLAKGDYAAARAAFDILAQSPWKEFKLAATISTARILSAEGKPDEAVKLYDEVITTAGSDPAEQARKYEAMVGRARGLAAQSNFAEALTSLEEVTNKGPADDSALQAEAYVLEGACLQGLNRTKEAILAYLHVDVLFAKESAMHAESLYQLSRLWRLVQHDDRAIDAQAKLVASYPNSEWAKKANGGQ; from the coding sequence ATGAATCAGTGGAGTCGATGGAGCCTGACGGCGATCGTTGCGTCGTCGCTGACAATCTCTGCAGCCCAGGCCGATACGATCCAGCGCAAGTCCGGCGGCCGACGGCTGAGCGGCGAAGTGACCGCGGTCTCCAAAACGGAGATTACCGTCAAGCCGCAGACCGGCGACGCGATCGTCATCCCGGCCAACGACATCGCCTCGATCACCTGGGACGACGCCCCCCCCGATCTCTCCGTCGCAATCAGCGACGAAAACGGCGGCCGTCTCGAAAGCGCCCTCGCCCGGCTCGCCAAGTCGCAGGAAGCCGCCAAGGCCGGCTCCGCGAACATCAAAACCGACATCGAATTCCTGATCGCCCGCGTGACCGCCCGGCAGGCGCTCGTCGACGCGGCAAAGCGGGACGAAGCCATCCAGAAGCTGACCGCATTTCAAAAAGCGGCCAGCGACAGCTTCCGTTACTACGAGGCAATCGGCTACCTGGGCCAGGTCCAGCTTGCCAAGGGGGACTACGCCGCAGCCCGCGCGGCGTTCGACATCCTGGCGCAGTCGCCGTGGAAAGAGTTCAAGCTCGCCGCCACCATTTCGACGGCCCGGATCCTTTCCGCCGAGGGGAAGCCGGACGAAGCTGTGAAACTCTACGACGAAGTCATCACGACCGCCGGCAGCGACCCCGCGGAGCAGGCTCGCAAGTACGAAGCCATGGTCGGCCGAGCCCGGGGACTGGCCGCGCAGAGCAACTTCGCGGAGGCGCTGACCTCGCTCGAAGAAGTGACGAACAAGGGCCCCGCGGACGATTCGGCCCTCCAGGCGGAGGCGTATGTCCTGGAAGGGGCCTGCCTGCAGGGACTGAACCGGACCAAAGAGGCGATTCTCGCCTACCTGCACGTCGACGTGCTGTTCGCGAAGGAGTCGGCGATGCATGCGGAAAGTCTGTATCAGTTGTCCCGGTTGTGGCGGCTGGTGCAGCACGACGATCGGGCGATCGACGCCCAGGCCAAGCTGGTCGCCTCCTACCCCAACAGCGAATGGGCCAAAAAGGCAAACGGCGGACAATGA
- a CDS encoding TlpA family protein disulfide reductase has product MRPILILILIAVLAGGPAPSSIAAEGSPQRSPYGVVYNEWKPAKQALTTAIQESPAELRPELRRQLRALNSLYTARFVNLAKAHATDPETWQDCLIWISVEGVAGPDFDAMMDFMSDHAGELKEEIRLQLVLPTFIPAQSSRLDPALRHLVETHPNASIRGSALYTLGARLKTKAEIESSLKLCDEAESVLKRVIAEFPDVGTYHGRNGDNAQKLLDELRGPFALGRPAPDLSGMDLQGEKFSLTSLKGKIVVLSFSGHWCGPCKAMHAVEKELLKKHSAGDVELVEVNTDKDLASVAETMKKDGLAWRCLADGSSDGPLSRAWQIESWPTFYVLDRDHKIRYKATGFLGDTLDAWVSRLVDERQ; this is encoded by the coding sequence ATGAGGCCGATATTGATTCTGATTCTGATTGCAGTTCTCGCAGGGGGACCGGCGCCATCGAGCATTGCGGCGGAGGGCTCCCCGCAACGCTCTCCCTATGGGGTCGTGTACAATGAATGGAAGCCCGCGAAGCAGGCTCTGACGACGGCGATTCAAGAATCGCCCGCCGAACTGCGCCCCGAGCTTCGACGTCAACTGCGCGCATTGAACAGCCTTTATACGGCGAGGTTTGTCAACCTGGCGAAGGCGCACGCGACGGACCCCGAGACGTGGCAGGACTGTCTGATCTGGATCTCCGTCGAAGGCGTCGCGGGACCGGATTTCGACGCCATGATGGATTTCATGAGCGACCATGCCGGAGAATTGAAAGAGGAGATCCGGCTGCAGCTCGTGCTCCCGACCTTCATTCCCGCGCAATCGAGTCGACTTGATCCGGCGCTGCGCCATCTTGTGGAGACTCATCCCAATGCCAGCATCCGGGGATCGGCGCTGTATACGCTCGGTGCGAGATTGAAGACAAAGGCCGAGATCGAGAGTTCCCTGAAACTCTGCGACGAAGCGGAATCCGTCCTGAAGCGAGTCATCGCCGAGTTTCCGGACGTCGGAACTTACCACGGTCGAAACGGGGACAACGCCCAGAAGCTCCTCGACGAACTGCGCGGACCGTTCGCACTCGGCCGTCCGGCGCCGGACTTGTCGGGGATGGATCTGCAGGGGGAGAAGTTCTCGCTCACCTCTCTCAAAGGCAAGATCGTCGTCCTGTCGTTTTCCGGCCATTGGTGCGGTCCCTGCAAGGCGATGCACGCCGTCGAAAAGGAGCTGCTCAAGAAGCACTCGGCGGGAGACGTCGAACTGGTGGAAGTCAATACCGACAAGGACTTGGCGTCGGTCGCCGAGACGATGAAGAAGGACGGCCTCGCCTGGCGGTGTCTGGCGGACGGAAGTTCGGACGGCCCGCTGTCGCGCGCCTGGCAGATCGAGAGCTGGCCGACGTTTTACGTTCTGGATCGCGACCACAAGATCCGGTACAAGGCGACCGGCTTTCTGGGCGACACCTTGGACGCCTGGGTCAGCCGTCTGGTTGACGAGAGGCAGTGA
- a CDS encoding fatty acid desaturase family protein encodes MSELLEPESTAAANDTHDTIEFDSLRWRLFFLLFPSITGIAVCWYGTWPWLEAAIVAWTSYFFLCGTSMFHEFTHRHTHPRCRGWAQVIGTLILIPATAYRESHVRHHAYLNKPVDWELWPYSDPQCSRLFRIVFAWIDLFAGFLTSPFIYGRIYWHRHSPLPPKSRTAIAWEYLGILAFWGVALTIIGCYDQWTGFLRAWVLPWGLAGVLQTGRKFTEHLGMSSYDPLRGTRTVYGGGLLTRVCSYLNADIFIHGPHHRSPMVTADELHAFARSLQQQTDEDPLPFFTSYAAATRNMLPHLLLNPGVGENARTRRTDSPAAVEIAT; translated from the coding sequence ATGTCCGAACTGCTCGAACCCGAGTCGACCGCCGCCGCCAACGACACGCACGATACGATCGAATTCGATTCCTTGCGCTGGCGGCTGTTCTTTCTGCTCTTCCCGTCGATCACCGGCATCGCCGTCTGCTGGTACGGGACATGGCCCTGGCTGGAGGCGGCGATCGTCGCCTGGACGTCGTACTTCTTCCTGTGCGGCACCAGCATGTTTCACGAGTTCACTCATCGCCACACGCACCCCCGCTGCCGCGGCTGGGCGCAGGTGATTGGAACCCTGATCCTGATCCCCGCCACCGCCTATCGCGAATCGCACGTCCGCCACCACGCCTACTTGAACAAGCCCGTCGACTGGGAGCTCTGGCCCTATTCGGATCCCCAATGCTCCCGCCTGTTCCGCATCGTCTTCGCCTGGATCGATCTGTTCGCCGGCTTCCTCACCAGCCCGTTCATCTATGGCCGCATCTACTGGCATCGCCATTCGCCGCTGCCGCCGAAGTCGCGAACCGCAATCGCCTGGGAATACCTCGGCATTCTCGCCTTCTGGGGGGTGGCGCTGACGATCATCGGCTGCTATGACCAGTGGACCGGTTTCCTGCGGGCGTGGGTTCTCCCCTGGGGACTCGCCGGCGTCCTGCAGACCGGACGCAAATTCACGGAACACCTGGGCATGAGCAGCTACGATCCGCTGCGCGGGACGCGCACCGTTTACGGCGGCGGCCTGCTGACCCGGGTCTGCTCGTACCTCAACGCGGACATCTTCATCCACGGACCGCACCACCGCAGCCCGATGGTCACCGCCGACGAGCTCCACGCCTTCGCCCGCAGCCTGCAGCAGCAGACTGACGAGGACCCGCTGCCGTTCTTTACGTCCTACGCCGCCGCCACGCGCAACATGCTGCCGCATCTGCTCCTGAACCCCGGCGTCGGCGAAAACGCCCGAACTCGCCGGACCGATTCCCCGGCGGCGGTCGAAATCGCCACCTGA
- a CDS encoding tetratricopeptide repeat protein, translated as MIRRWTAGVWLAAMLWTTVLPAEERYAEFLDGLRERQYYDLALQYLDQLKARPEVPAEMKELVPLEKALTLQDAARISRSPEAQTEQLDQALAFLEEFVKASPSHPRAGDANAQRAEILLGKARVEIMQSRAPANQGARGEYQQRARGLIQQARKVFQTAYDQHDAAWKAFGSFIDRQKDPQKFADRAAAELQMISALLNLGQCTYEEAQTWDVGVPERKKLLDDAAGQFEQMHQRYRSQVGGLYGRLWQGKCYEEQGDLQKAMGIYNELLDHPGDSGPLVRLKDQTLQFKLIMLNLDARKDHQLVIDLAQEWLKENGPTSRTRTGLGIRWELARAFELLGDNRELPKNDAERNWKLARTEAQNIVKFPGEYRDVAMAMIQRMDAKLGGKERDPANFDTAFGLGRSMITPIQDIKKKIDVAKQTKQPAEEIKTLEQDLTNTLNEAARMFELSLRLADKGDEAKNVNQARYMLGYVYYLMRKNYEAAILCQYVARTADKESAAAGLDAAYLAMGAFVQAFNDEIGTTEQKEPDMGFIVKACNLIAERWPESDKANDARMTLGRIYTQVKRPLDAAEWFAKVPQADTRYADAQMASGQAYWSAYLGIGRKPDESPTSAQLAEWQATARKSLETGIAKMSAALPKEGAAPPELIAAKMSLAQIMVSQGQEAEAIKLLLNDPHAVIKAVQVADETKRPSKGVQGRQFATESYKLLLRCYIGSGKLNEARATMTAMEKVAGGEAGGDITDLYVSLGRLLRDELERFRKNGETDRYNSLMGSFETFLNDLAQRKDGQSFGSLSWIGETYFALGEVSESDPSRSATFFDKAGQAYGEVISRAAADPNFAPPDQLLAVKLRQVRALRFKKDFEAARTLVAEVLAQRSNDLRAQTEAAFVFQDWGASGDPDAIKHLTTSLTGDKTIGAWGWGNLSNRLQNAYQNKPTHELLDSFLEVRYNVAAARRQLAQVQTSTEQRTKDLDLAEMELVATVAILKDPPEDKLERLNEIYQQILADGGKEPKKLEASPDFASVSEETLAEVEAEKAAIAKATAPKPEPAPPLASSSMVFIIFGVVAVIGLAGIGFVMMKGSKTPRRHMVGSGPEAPPSFKVPAGFSVPTGIEAPSFPTAPPPRRTRPKTDEGTPAPKRPASSGEAPAKPRPRPKPPEPT; from the coding sequence ATGATTCGTCGCTGGACGGCAGGAGTGTGGCTCGCCGCCATGCTCTGGACGACGGTGCTCCCCGCTGAAGAGCGGTATGCGGAGTTTCTCGACGGTCTGCGCGAGCGTCAGTATTACGACCTCGCGCTGCAGTATCTCGATCAGCTCAAGGCCCGGCCGGAAGTCCCTGCCGAGATGAAGGAGCTGGTGCCGCTCGAAAAGGCGCTCACCCTGCAGGACGCCGCGCGGATCTCCCGCAGTCCCGAAGCGCAGACCGAGCAGCTCGATCAGGCCCTCGCCTTTCTCGAAGAATTCGTCAAGGCCAGCCCCAGCCATCCCCGCGCCGGCGACGCCAACGCCCAGCGGGCGGAAATTCTGCTCGGCAAGGCCCGCGTCGAGATCATGCAGTCCCGCGCCCCGGCCAATCAGGGCGCCCGGGGCGAATACCAGCAGCGGGCGCGCGGTCTGATTCAGCAGGCCCGCAAAGTCTTTCAGACCGCCTACGACCAGCACGACGCCGCCTGGAAAGCCTTCGGCTCGTTCATCGATAGGCAGAAGGATCCCCAGAAGTTCGCCGACCGCGCCGCCGCCGAACTCCAGATGATCAGCGCCCTGCTGAACCTCGGCCAGTGCACCTACGAAGAAGCCCAGACCTGGGACGTCGGCGTCCCCGAGCGCAAGAAGCTGCTCGACGATGCGGCCGGGCAGTTCGAGCAGATGCATCAGCGCTATCGCAGCCAGGTCGGCGGGCTCTACGGCCGGCTCTGGCAGGGGAAGTGCTACGAAGAACAGGGCGACCTGCAGAAGGCGATGGGGATCTACAACGAGCTGCTCGATCACCCCGGCGACTCCGGGCCGCTGGTCAGGCTCAAAGATCAGACCCTGCAGTTCAAGCTGATCATGCTCAACCTGGACGCCCGCAAAGATCACCAACTGGTGATCGATCTGGCGCAGGAGTGGTTGAAAGAAAACGGTCCGACCAGCCGCACGCGGACCGGGCTGGGGATCCGCTGGGAACTCGCCCGCGCCTTCGAACTGCTGGGCGACAACCGCGAACTGCCCAAGAACGACGCCGAACGGAACTGGAAGCTGGCCCGCACCGAAGCCCAGAACATCGTCAAATTCCCCGGCGAATACCGCGACGTCGCCATGGCGATGATCCAGCGGATGGACGCCAAGCTCGGCGGCAAGGAACGGGACCCGGCGAATTTCGACACGGCGTTCGGTCTCGGCCGGTCGATGATTACGCCGATTCAGGACATCAAAAAGAAGATCGACGTCGCAAAGCAGACGAAGCAGCCCGCCGAGGAGATCAAAACCCTCGAACAGGACCTGACGAACACGCTGAACGAAGCGGCGCGGATGTTCGAACTGTCGCTGCGACTGGCGGACAAAGGGGACGAAGCCAAGAACGTCAATCAGGCGCGGTACATGCTCGGCTACGTGTACTACCTGATGCGTAAAAACTACGAAGCCGCCATTCTCTGCCAGTACGTCGCACGCACTGCCGACAAAGAGTCCGCCGCCGCCGGCCTTGACGCCGCCTACCTGGCGATGGGCGCGTTCGTGCAGGCCTTCAATGACGAGATCGGCACGACGGAGCAGAAAGAGCCCGACATGGGCTTCATCGTCAAAGCCTGCAACCTGATCGCCGAACGCTGGCCCGAGAGCGACAAGGCCAACGACGCCCGCATGACCCTGGGGCGAATTTACACCCAGGTCAAACGGCCCCTCGACGCTGCCGAGTGGTTCGCCAAGGTCCCCCAGGCCGACACCCGCTACGCCGACGCCCAGATGGCCTCCGGCCAGGCGTACTGGTCGGCGTATCTCGGAATCGGGCGCAAGCCGGACGAGTCGCCGACCTCGGCGCAGCTCGCCGAGTGGCAGGCGACCGCCCGCAAGTCGCTCGAAACGGGCATCGCCAAAATGTCCGCGGCCCTGCCGAAGGAAGGCGCCGCTCCCCCCGAGCTGATCGCGGCAAAGATGTCGCTCGCGCAGATCATGGTCAGCCAGGGGCAGGAAGCCGAAGCCATCAAGCTGCTCCTCAACGATCCGCACGCGGTCATCAAGGCCGTGCAGGTCGCCGACGAGACCAAACGACCGTCCAAAGGGGTGCAGGGCCGGCAATTTGCCACCGAATCGTACAAGCTGCTGCTGCGGTGCTACATCGGCAGCGGCAAGCTGAACGAAGCCCGCGCCACCATGACCGCGATGGAAAAGGTCGCCGGGGGCGAAGCCGGAGGCGACATCACCGACCTCTATGTCAGCCTGGGGCGTTTGCTGCGGGACGAACTGGAGCGGTTCCGCAAGAACGGCGAAACCGATCGTTACAACAGTCTGATGGGCTCCTTTGAAACGTTCCTCAACGATCTGGCCCAGCGAAAAGACGGCCAGTCCTTCGGCTCCCTGAGCTGGATCGGCGAAACGTACTTCGCCCTGGGCGAAGTCAGCGAAAGCGACCCCTCCCGCTCGGCAACGTTCTTCGACAAAGCCGGCCAGGCCTACGGCGAAGTCATCAGCCGCGCCGCCGCCGATCCGAATTTCGCCCCCCCCGATCAGCTCCTCGCCGTCAAGCTCCGCCAGGTCCGGGCCCTCCGGTTCAAAAAGGATTTCGAGGCGGCGAGGACGCTGGTGGCGGAGGTTCTCGCGCAACGCAGCAACGACCTCCGCGCACAAACGGAAGCCGCCTTCGTGTTTCAGGACTGGGGCGCCAGCGGCGACCCCGACGCCATCAAGCATCTCACAACCTCACTCACCGGCGACAAAACCATCGGCGCCTGGGGCTGGGGCAACCTGTCGAACCGCCTGCAGAACGCCTATCAGAACAAGCCCACGCACGAACTGCTCGACAGCTTTCTGGAGGTGCGCTACAACGTCGCCGCCGCCCGCCGCCAACTGGCGCAGGTCCAGACCAGCACCGAACAGCGAACGAAAGATCTCGATCTCGCCGAAATGGAGCTGGTCGCCACGGTCGCCATCCTGAAAGATCCGCCCGAGGACAAACTCGAGCGGCTGAACGAGATCTACCAGCAGATCCTCGCGGACGGCGGCAAGGAGCCGAAGAAACTGGAAGCCAGTCCGGACTTCGCCTCGGTTTCCGAGGAAACGCTCGCGGAGGTCGAGGCGGAAAAGGCGGCCATTGCCAAAGCCACCGCTCCTAAGCCGGAACCAGCCCCTCCCCTCGCGTCGAGCTCGATGGTCTTCATCATCTTCGGCGTCGTCGCGGTCATCGGGCTGGCCGGGATCGGCTTCGTGATGATGAAGGGGAGTAAAACCCCGCGACGTCACATGGTCGGCAGCGGCCCCGAGGCCCCGCCGTCGTTCAAAGTCCCGGCGGGTTTCTCCGTGCCGACCGGGATCGAAGCCCCCAGCTTCCCGACCGCTCCTCCTCCCCGCCGCACCCGACCCAAAACGGACGAGGGAACTCCCGCACCGAAGCGTCCGGCTTCGTCCGGCGAAGCCCCTGCAAAACCTCGCCCGCGACCGAAGCCGCCCGAGCCGACGTAA